In Erigeron canadensis isolate Cc75 chromosome 6, C_canadensis_v1, whole genome shotgun sequence, the following are encoded in one genomic region:
- the LOC122604552 gene encoding histidine kinase CKI1-like, which produces MVTLSIFHFFILLALIWLVLPGLLIPFCISHIKQVEKDINLITDKSHQEIWSVVQNATSALLPMSSSATNLAKVAAYSLGNKTDITFGIIKAKVAPLLFQALLTIPHVSQISYIGKDGMFFALYTQWTQVNQQIFAIYSNSTSLSKANRTGNNSLWYTQPVDFDTGKLYGESVMFHPQVMVNENWLQQAINTTNGYASLGKSWNDVNNLLVLNTARVHENGVISIGFELKSLMDVFTGIKPSSGGLYLVTKDGKILSNGVPKTRIFLEGNTAISFKILRENGYQVGNDHNIMLQLNYEVAQSYIVDILGTKYILYSSPFNLTGIPSVFVLALPYDGMHNKMHHNIIFVFVLLLVTYLMTTVSIFSFIMFMVRKASTEMCLRASLIKQKEATQQAERKSKNQNLAFVSASHDIRASLAGFDGLIEMSINDVRQVSELAKNFRLMQECSHHLHSMLNSILDTSKIEAGMMELEEKPFDIVKVVEGVVDLFYPVGLNKEVDVILDLHDGSLTKFSQVIGDERRLRQILSNLLSNAIKFTSDGYVSVRVRAMKRRLQSPIFDSKHDQSTTYLSRFFSKTSEKCANLEGIDEVRRDHNCMEFIFEINDTGKGIPKEKQGSVFEQYVQVKETALEDEGTGLGLAIVQSLVRLMGGEISIVDKVREKGTCFRFYVVFKVSRSDLFSNSEDEKTPSLSNLSAGSNTPFCSPIRQDSSSSTVVLFISSDARRRMAQKFLRAQGIKVLAVENIQLLLETLRGFRQEQNSICALRPGLNLSFGYLIRSISRESSPKNVPLSVLDGTDVSPARRTNRATVSGFILLVIDTTRADFHELCKVVAEFRKNSKNACFRVVWLGFRCMKVHGLDEKHLPPSDIIIPMPLHGSRLYSLIDLLPDFGGMIPCTPPQGNQRTPSRQDEIQEISKISPSSSSPLRGKKVLLVEDDKLQQMIAKKSLLKHGLVIDTCTNGEEALTLVSKSLNDQRDLGASHILPYEYIFMDCQMPVMDGCEATRQIRLIEKDYGVCIPIIGLTAHAEGEELNTFLAAGINIHICKPLNEHKILKVVKDLHSR; this is translated from the exons GCTCTGATATGGCTTGTGCTTCCTGGCTTATTGATCCCCTTTTGCATATCACATATCAAACAAGTCGAAAAGGACATCAACTTGATCACCGATAAGTCTCATCAAGAAATATGGTCGGTGGTACAAAATGCAACTAGCGCATTGCTTCCAATGAGTTCATCAGCAACCAATTTAGCCAAAGTTGCAGCCTATTCTCTTGGTAATAAAACAGACATCACATTCGGAATCATTAAAGCTAAG GTGGCTCCTTTACTCTTTCAAGCTCTCTTAACGATCCCACACGTGTCACAAATATCATATATCGGAAAAGATGGCATGTTTTTTGCATTATACACTCAATGGACTCAAGTCAACCAACAAATCTTTGCTATATACTCCAATAGTACTTCACTTTCAAAGGCCAATAGAACCGGAAACAACTCTTTATGGTACACTCAACCGGTAGATTTTGATACAGGAAAGTTATATGGAGAATCTGTTATGTTTCATCCACAAGTTATGGTTAACGAAAATTGGTTACAACAAGCTATTAACACTACAAATGGATATGCTTCATTAGGGAAGTCATGGAATGATGTCAATAATCTTCTTGTCCTAAATACAGCCCGTGTGCATGAAAATGGAGTTATCTCGATTGGATTTGAGCTAAAATCATTAATGGATGTGTTTACTGGTATTAAACCTTCTAGTGGAGGTTTGTATTTGGTTACAAAAGATGGGAAGATACTAAGTAACGGGGTTCCCAAAACTCGAATCTTTCTTGAAGGAAACACTGCAATATCTTTCAAGATACTAAGAGAAAATGGATATCAAGTTGGTAATGATCATAATATAATGTTACAACTCAATTATGAAGTCGCACAATCGTATATTGTAGACATTTTAGGAACAAAGTATATCTTATACTCTTCTCCTTTCAATCTCACTGGAATACCATCG GTATTTGTATTGGCATTACCGTATGATGGAATGCACAACAAGATGCATCATAATATCATATTCGTGTTTGTTCTTCTTTTGGTAACGTATCTCATGACAACTGTCTCTATATTCAGTTTCATTATGTTTATGGTGAGAAAAGCAAGCACGGAAATGTGCTTAAGAGCttctcttataaaacaaaaggAAGCAACACAACAAGCAGAAAGAAAAAGCAAGAATCAGAATCTTGCTTTTGTTTCAGCAAGCCATGACATTCGTGCTTCACTAGCAGGCTTTGATGGATTGATAGAGATGTCAATTAACGACGTTCGTCAAGTATCAGAGTTAGCCAAAAATTTTAGACTTATGCAAGAATGTTCTCATCATCTTCACA GTATGCTGAACTCTATTCTTGACACAAGTAAAATAGAAGCTGGAATGATGGAGCTAGAAGAAAAGCCATTCGATATAGTAAAAGTAGTCGAGGGTGTAGTCGACTTGTTCTATCCTGTAGGTTTGAATAAGGAAGTGGATGTGATTTTAGATCTCCATGATGGTTCGTTGACCAAGTTTTCTCAAGTTATAGGTGACGAACGCAGGCTTAGACAGATATTATCTAACTTATTAAGCAATGCTATCAAATTTACCTCAGATGGTTATGTCTCGGTTCGAGTTCGTGCCATGAAGCGTCGACTACAAAGCCCAATATTTGATTCTAAAcatgatcaatccacaacaTATCTATCAAGATTCTTTTCCAAAACTAGCGAAAAGTGTGCTAACTTAGAAGGAATAGATGAAGTTCGTCGTGATCATAATTGCATGGaatttatatttgaaataaatgaTACTGGAAAGGGTATTCCAAAAGAGAAACAAGGTTCAGTTTTTGAACAATATGTTCAGGTTAAAGAAACGGCTCTTGAAGATGAAGGCACCGGATTAGGACTGGCGATTGTCCAATCTCTG GTACGCTTGATGGGAGGAGAGATAAGCATAGTTGACAAGGTTCGTGAAAAGGGGACGTGTTTCAGATTTTATGTTGTGTTTAAGGTTTCTCGTTCGGATCTATTTAGCAACAGTGAAGATGAAAAGACACCATCTCTTAGCAACTTGTCAGCAGGGTCAAACACTCCTTTCTGTAGTCCCATACGTCAAGATTCCAGTTCTTCTACAGTTGTTCTCTTCATTAGTAGCGACGCAAGACGAAGAATGGCACAAAAGTTTCTACGAGCCCAAGGGATTAAAGTTTTAGCAGTAGAAAACATACAACTACTTTTAGAAACTCTCAGGGGATTCAGACAAGAACAGAATAGCATATGCGCTTTAAGACCCGGTCTAAACTTAAGTTTTGGGTATCTGATACGTTCCATATCTAGGGAATCGAGCCCAAAGAATGTTCCTTTAAGTGTTTTAGATGGGACTGATGTGTCACCGGCCAGAAGGACTAATCGGGCAACTGTTTCAGGTTTCATATTGCTTGTGATTGACACAACTCGGGCTGATTTTCATGAGCTATGCAAGGTGGTGGCTGAATTCAGAAAAAACTCTAAGAATGCTTGTTTTAGAGTTGTTTGGTTAGGATTCAGGTGCATGAAAGTCCATGGTTTGGACGAGAAGCATCTCCCACCATCGGATATCATCATACCTATGCCACTTCATGGGTCACGTCTATACTCATTGATTGATCTTCTCCCAGATTTCGGAGGTATGATTCCGTGCACACCACCTCAGGGGAATCAACGTACGCCAAGTAGGCAAGATGAAATACAAGAAATCTCTAAAATTTCGCCAAGTAGCAGTAGTCCTTTGAGAGGGAAAAAAGTGTTGCTGGTTGAGGATGATAAATTGCAACAGATGATAGCCAAGAAGAGTCTTTTGAAGCATGGTCTAGTAATTGACACATGCACAAATGGGGAAGAAGCATTGACTTTGGTCTCCAAGAGTTTGAATGATCAAAGAGATCTTGGAGCTTCACATATTCTACCATATGAGTATATTTTCATGGATTGTCAG ATGCCAGTGATGGACGGCTGTGAAGCAACAAGGCAGATACGACTAATAGAGAAAGATTATGGTGTCTGTATCCCCATCATTGGGCTAACAGCTCATGCAGAAGGCGAAGAACTAAACACATTTTTGGCAGCAGGGATCAATATTCACATATGCAAACCACTGAATGAGCACAAGATACTGAAAGTGGTTAAAGATCTCCACAGCAgataa
- the LOC122603699 gene encoding glutathione S-transferase zeta class-like, producing the protein MKLYSHPLSSCSRRVRLALLLKGLEYECINITSSTDPEFLKVNPMGYVPALVDGSTIVSDSYAILLYLEEKYPQHALLPQDLKRKTLNYQVASIVSSSIQPLQNLVLVNYIGELVSPDEKLPWAQYHIRNGFVAVEKLLVNYAGKYATGDEICLADLYLAFQLDNAINRFKVDMAEFPLLLKLNKTYTETPSFQQILTETIKDDPVFGIIKRQEA; encoded by the exons ATGAAGCTATATTCGCACCCTCTTAGCTCATGCTCTCGTCGTGTTCGTCTCGCTCTCCTCTTAAAAg GTCTTGAATatgaatgtataaatattacCTCCTCCACTGATCCAG AATTTCTAAAGGTCAATCCTATGGGTTATGTACCTGCACTGGTGGATGGCTCTACGATAGTTTCAGATTCTTATGCCATCTTACTT TATCTGGAAGAAAAGTACCCGCAGCATGCCTTGTTGCCTCAAGATCTTAAGAGAAAAACATTAAACTACCAG GTTGCAAGTATAGTTTCTTCCAGCATTCAGCCTCTCCAGAATCTGGTGTTAGTT AATTATATTGGGGAACTTGTTAGTCCTGACGAGAAGCTTCCTTGGGCTCAATATCATATAAGGAACGGGTTTGTAG CTGTTGAGAAACTATTAGTAAACTATGCCGGAAAATATGCTACTGGAGATGAAATTTGCTTG GCAGACTTGTATTTGGCATTCCAACTTGATAATGCAATCAACCGGTTCAAGGTTGACATG GCTGAGTTCCCACTTCTACTTAAGTTGAACAAAACTTACACAGAAACGCCATCTTTCCAACAAATTTTGACCGAGACTATCAAAG ATGATCCGGTTTTTGGCATTATCAAGCGACAAGAGGCTTAA
- the LOC122605995 gene encoding vesicle-associated protein 1-2-like encodes MDTELLEIQPNELKFIFELRKQISCSIRLVNKSDHHVAFKVKTTSSTKYCARPITGVIKPNLTYLITVTMQAQEVAPPDLICNDKFLILSKVVPRWTKDDQITSNTFSKEDPKLIAERKLKVILVSPPHSPVLPSMNGMSRVRPYFAVRESRDDLVQDNPRVNVDGDIEVSRSKSELLEATKNKQSINRKHIEELRLNNDVEEMKSKLREFESILRQDNLRTNKNPRTGVTGVHIFFVFMVALASLYLGYVLHH; translated from the exons ATGGATACCGAGCTGTTGGAGATTCAGCCTAACGAACTTAAATTCATAT TTGAATTGAGGAAACAGATCTCTTGTTCTATTCGACTGGTCAATAAGTCAGATCACCATGTTGCTTTTAAG GTTAAGACTACCTCTTCAACGAAATACTGTGCCAGACCAATTACTGGAGTTATTAAGCCAAATCTGACATATCTTATCACAG TTACTATGCAAGCACAAGAAGTAGCGCCACCGGATCTCATATGCAATGACAAGTTCTTGATACTAAGTAAAGTTGTTCCCAGGTGGACAAAAGATGATCAGATCACGTCCAATACG TTTTCTAAAGAGGATCCTAAGCTCATTGCGGAAAGGAAGCTTAAGGTGATCCTTGTCAGCCCTCCCCACTCACCGGTACTGCCTTCTATGAACGGGATGTCAAGAGTGAGGCCATATTTTGCTGTCAGGGAATCACGTGATGACTTAGTTCAAGACAACCCTCGTGTAAAT GTTGATGGGGACATAGAGGTGTCCAGAAGTAAAAGTGAACTTTTAGAGGCTACGAAGAATAAACAATCTATAAACAGGAAGCATATTGAAGAGCTCCGATTAAACAATGATGTAGAAGAGATGAAGTCAAAACTGAGAGAGTTCGAGTCAATACTTAGACAG GACAACTTGAGAACCAATAAAAACCCCAGAACAGGAGTGACTGGAGTTcacattttctttgtttttatgGTGGCACTTGCTAGCCTTTACCTTGGATACGTGTTGCACCATTGA